agccgttcggactcggctataaaaaggaggtcccttgtcattgatcttaacatggaatcgggcagcactcagtgataagagagaagttcaccactgttgtatcacaaggaactgaacagtctaagtgagcctgatacgtcgggctgccacctaacctaacctaacagcatgtagaaaaaattttaattttgaggacCTACCCCAATTAGAGTTATATGAGTTtggtctgaaaacttgattcttggattgtgaccaagtgaccttacgaaaataagcactATTTGACCTAAAGCTTTTACCATCAAATATTTTGGTCTTCAAATATATGAACTATTTCGCgaatatattataattaaaaatctgtTCTCAATTTGTCCGTGCTTACTCGAGGCTAGCACACAAGTTCAACAGATTACAGTGAAACACCTCAGAAATTAACACTAACGGTTACCTAAACTTTGTCACATTTGGCCCACTCTTAAGAGTGTTTTCAGGTTTGAGAGGATTAATTAGTTGTTAACACAGTGGTTCCAATAGATCTAAAGCCGAAACACAATGAAAAAAAGCAGacgtatggttaggttaggtaccacggtggctccctgctcGCTTCATAAagataaacaaatttatattttcaattacaaacctgGAAGCAACAAATGTTTTTAACGTCAAAAACGGCCTACCAAAgcccaaaaagttaaaaaatttaaagctaTTTTTGAAGCTTCGGCGCCAAGCTTACATTCATTGTGTGCAGGCTCATATAATTACGAGTGCTTCAACTTTTTTCAAAGCAAATAATATAGCGAAGAATTAAGCGGCGTGTTCATTGTGTGTCGACCTTAACTTTGAGATAAGCCCAAATTTTGCGCTGACAATTCAAATGATTGAATTTTGATATCACATTAACATATATTaaggtattttattttaatgcgtaTCATTAATCTTCCTCTTCTGAAATTGCTTCCTCAAAAAGGGGCATACTGTTGATGGCTTCATTCAAAGTCTTCGAATTCAGCTTTACTAGAATCACATTTTCCAATAACTCAACGGCAATTTGATTATAGTTTTCCATTACAATATAACGCAGAGAAGGAAATGCCCGTTCAAAGGTAACCTATTAAAAAAAGCCAATTGGGTAAATCTAGACACAATACCAATATATTTAAATGGGGGTCTTACCTCAGTTGTAGGTATCCCAAAACAGACTTTACTCAAAGCATAAAGTTGGGGCTCGGAATGCTTCTTCTCCTTCCAAAAGTGTAAAACATCGGTATCGCTACGCATAAATGGCATATGGAGATTCTCTATCTTAGCATAAACATCGGTATTGAAAGCATCACCGGCAGGAGTTTGCAATTTTTcggttagaaataaatttaacaattcTTCTCCTTCATCTTGGAATGTTGTGTCTGTAGCCATTAAGAGGGTTTCATCGTTAGAAGTGTCACGTATTTTTTCCCAAATGCATTTCAAATAATCAATGGCTTCTTGACGCTGCTCGACACTTAAGGTATGATGAAACCTCGGATCCAGAAACAGACAGGCATTGAAACTTTTCTCGACAAGTAGATGCGACATTCGTTCCTCCATGCTGTTCAGAAGGGCGGTACCTATTCTCTTAACGAACACCTTCTCATTATTGTTCTGAACTGTTTTACTAGTCAGCATTTTACATTTTAACCACTGAGCGTAGAAATTTCCATAATGTAAATGTTCGACTTGAAATTTATCCAAGGCATCCTGTAAGGGAGTGAAAACTATAGTATAGGCCTCCATGAATTTCCACAATGAGGGCGTATTAACAAATTGCTGTTCAGAACATAGGCTTTCATCGAGGGTTTTCACAACTGTTAAAATCTCTTTGGCTTCTAGCAATGCTTGAATCATTTCATACGTTGATCCCCATCGGCGAGAACTATCCAAATGAGGTATTGGAAAATGTCTATATTCAAACGCATTCTTGAAGCCATTGGATGGGTTGTGTATGAATTTAACGAAATTACGGCAGCTTAACAAAAATCTCAATATTTCTGGGTCTTTGGTAATATCGAAAGCGCACAGATGGGCGGCATATGATGCACTCCAAGCTACTTGTATATGACCAATCCGTAAGCGTGGGTGACTATCCATGTGAGTAATGTTGTCCATATAATCTTTGTTGTTATACTCTTCCACTTCGTTGCTGTTCCGCCCGATCCTGGAGTTTGATAGGCTGCTGATCTCTTTGCTTACTGAACAACCGAAATACGATGTGATCGATACTATTTGATCCAGCTCAATATCGTATCTTTCCAATGTCCGTAATACCTCAGCAACAAGATTTTGGGAGGCATTCTCCTCATCACCGCTTACTTGCACCACACCAAGTATGTCCGTTTTGATTCGATCGTCACTGATAAATTGTGCGCtcaatacaaaaatgtttctcatCAACTCTTTGGGTCTATCGATCTTAAGAGAGATGAGTCGTCCTGCTATTTCCCCTTGTGTATCGCCCCTTATTTTCACTGCAATTTGGCTCAAGGCACTGTCTAGGCTCTGTGCATTAAGGTTTATACATTTTCCCATCTTAACACCTAGTGCTTCGCCAAGTGGTTCCACTATATTTCGCATATTTGAAGAGTTGAAAACGCTAAAAGGCAAATTATCATCCGTTATCAGACCAATGTAGGACCTGAATAATACTTTCTTGCTTATTTTGACCTTAATGCTTTGTTTCCTCTCTGCAATACATGATATTATGGTATCATTGCtggaatttttgtttatctGCATAGCTTCTCCAATGACATTGCTAGGTGTGAGTGTAGAAGGCGTTGCATCCGCAGTGCTCACATGTACTGGATTCTCATTAAGACTCACATCTAACTTGTGTATCTTTTCCAAATgactttttaaattgaaatttctattgtttttcaattttaaattacaCAGATTACATACTGCCTTTCCTATTTCTGGCTGATTCTCGAAATAACTCCAGACAGTTTTTGCCAGTCGTTTGCGTGGAGGCATAGCAAAGCAAAAAATGAACTTCCTCTCACAGTCAAATATGAACACATACTGAATGCTTGCTGTTGAAGAGAATTCCGAAACAGCAATAGAGAGTACAAAAACGAAAGACTACACAAAACGAATACCAAACGAAAGACTATACAACCGTCGATGACTATTGCTGTTGTAGCAGTACCCAGCGGCGTAAACAGCGATTTAAAACATTCACGGAGCGCAAAATTTTGGCCTATAGTGTTTGAGTTAATACTTCTTTACAAAAAACAGGTCTTTGTTTGTTAAGTACGCTATTTTTTGTCTCATAGCATATTTCCGACAAGAAgtggtatataaaattttgtgtttagaatccaaaattaataaacataatCATTTACAattcatcttatttctatgagcCCACGAAGCAACAGGATTTGTTTGTAGACATAAAAGTCTTCACGCTGGCCAAAAGTTGGACCAATAGCTCCCAACTTGTACTAAGGCACATTTAAGCCGAAATATATGTTTTCTGTCTTGCAAGTAAATGCCTTTTATAAGATCGATTTACGCCGCTGGGTAGAGAATCGTATTTCATAAAGCCAAAGAATACGATACATAGGCACATATAGATATGTAACTATTAGTGTGTCTCTTGATTTTAGTCAGAGAAAGTAAAATGCTATGGAAGCAAACTTAAAGCGAGCCACTTTCAAGTTTGTTTACAGTTGTTTGTAGCAATGATGGTGGCGAGGGTTTAGTCAGCACTCAACAGAGCAAGAACATAATTCGATGTGCTGCCATTAACTATGCTGTTGCTCAGCCAATTGAGAAAAATAACTCTCAGAAACAGTGTTGCCGGTATTTtgctggctcttgtccccaaattaggaccctttcgtccccaaaaatccccaattttatCGAAAGTTCCTCGCAAAAATCcccataaatgtttgacaaattattatgAAGAAAATCAATACAATAATGTAATAGACTCTGTTGTAGAAAAtctgtaaatatttaaaaattaacatgtatttatgaacaaaatttacttctaaatactcACGGGAAACCATCACCCTAATTTGcatatttatgggatatattgtTCAAATCAGTGTACACTGACGAGGGGCCAATATTTAGACCCGAGTCCTCTTGAAATGATTTCACAGTTGTAGCCAAATTTCTTAGTAAAATTAGAAATTAGCCCTTAAGCccccaaaataaaatcctgGGTCTGTTTTTAGTCCAAATGCTTCAGTTGCGCCCTTTTGTATGCCGTGCAATAAAGTTgaggttttcttttttaaatttttaccaatcgTTGTgcttcttttttatttaataatcatgtagaaacaaaaataatttaatgcaAACCATTATTGTAAGCCTGATATATTACactgaacagatttcgaaaaaaaaccaCACAAATCCCCAAAttgatggaaattccccaccaaatccgcaagtccccaactcaaaaatttcgtccccaacCATCAATCAATATCCTCAAATTGGggggaaatccccaatactggcaacactgatcagAAATGGCAAAACACAGCACTCTCGCACTCGCACACTATTGACATAGGCGTGGCTAAAGGGGTTTTATGGGTTAGTCATCTCCCCCTACGAAATAACATGGAATATTTCTTCAAACTATGATTATAAGTcattgaataaaatatatatatatatatatatatatatatatatatatatatatatatatatatatatatatatatatatatatatatatatatatatatatatatatatatatatatatatatatatatatatatatatatatatatatatatatatatatatatatatatatatatatatatatatatatatatatatatatatatatatatatatatatatatatatatatatatatatatatatatgtgtgagaagaaatatagaaatatatatatatagttttatgttcccatatcaatatatttaaatctgacccgatctggacaaaaatttgttagacttctaaaaaatctatagacctaATGCccaggggtggaacacaatgttcgtaaaaacaagaatatactgccgtaagttcggccaggccgaatcttatgtaccctccaccatggattgcgtagaaacttctttgaaagactgtcatccacaatcgaattacttgggttgtggtgccaaaaaaacttcttaacatcgttttctaaattgtgagttagtccatacgtggtatatattagacaaaaaagttatgtataggtatagTTATGTACAGGAGGTCAAatgtagggatcggtttatatgggggctatatataattatggaccgatgtggaccaatttttggttgttagagaccatatactaacaccatgtaccaaatttcaaccggatcggatgaaatttgcttctcttagaggctccgcaagccaaatcgggggatcggtttatatgggggctatatgtaattatggaccgatgttgaccaatttttgcatggttgttaaagaccatataccaacaccatgtaccaaatttcagccggatcggatgaaattttcttctctgtgaggctccgcaagccaaatctggggatcggtttatatgggggctatatataattatggaccgatgtggaccaatttttgcatggttgttagagaccatatactaacaccatgtaccaaatttcagccgaatcggatgaaatttgcttctcttagaggcctcgcaagccaaatcgggggatctgtttatatgggggctatatataattatggaccgatgtggaccaatttgcttctcttagaggcctcgcaagccaaatcgggggatcggtttatatgggggctatctataattatggaccgatgtggaccaatttttgcatggttgttaaagaccatacacagaaaaaaaagtgtcttgtaaatttaaggaccattttgacttccacatagttcaacaaatttactgtaatatagttcatttttcgtaaccacaacgaaaattaacttagctaaaggaaaacttataaaaattcagtaaatgttttttagttcactaactacgaaatgggaaggatttttccttaaataaatttccaacacagtagttaatgcatcgttgattctattataaaaatacatgggcaatataaaaatcttactacgaaatgtagacaatttactaagaaaaaattttgtatgagaaaaaatttttgtagtaaaaattaacttaacgacattaccgattcgtatgatgactacctacagattatttccctttttattataagttggagtgtttttcctcacattgaaaattgtatataaagtagaataaaaagtagttaatataatccttgccgggtgtatatcattttttatagattcctcatagatttggtatatattttaccttaacttatagatagaattcaaactaatcaataaacgtgctactggaaaatgtgagtgcatcatgtgagggagtttttaagagacattttgtgtatatctcgtatgattgtttgtgtttgttattgcgtcatttatgctgttgttggttgttttgattctagagacaatggaatgttccttgtgtgttgttggtatcttttgtggtgagagttgctttcttgcaatagcgagatcagaaagggatcgtgtgtgtgtgtggagttgtttttctttatggctatttgtgtctttgagttttattgttgcattcagttatgttgatgcatttatgaagtgcacacgtggttttaattttgcaaaattgtacgtgaggTATTGgtgattattaatgaaaatacatttatttcgaaacattttataaactgagaagtgaatgatgtgatgttagagtaatcagaaacgctttttattgataaaaaacaaataacagattaaggaactgtatatttctgttaatagtttaaaattagtgcggatttttaattgatttacataaaaaatatacaacatgagtggtaataggatgatctatatttattctacatctggatcacaggttggagatgcaaccatgtttttgaatctatattttttatgttacagcaattcctacaggtgagtactaagttcgagtttagacgctaaaaataaaaataaattactaagaaaagtgtaaaattgtacgtcttccgatacaaatttaaatataacttgatggagaatagcccaaaccaagttttttataaagattatttttttataatggattattaaagaaaacgtatcatgaaaattgcgattttagcctctaaactcgaacttaatatccaccttaaatactaaatgctatactgacaattggaaattatgtctaattttttttttttcattttttatttcaaatatattctgagaataatttcaaaaacgtcccattagtccatggatatgatttcaataatgtaccaactggatggatttttcaatgtggtaagttttctataaacggtattttgtccgtttttaataaaactaaaatttaaatttattaaaaattattattttcacttgcaggtaaacaggtcttgtaatggtatttttttgaatattcttactgtttaatgctaattaagctgatatccttattggctctaggaaacactcttgaaaaccgtaagttaaaaatcaatatgaacgatagaatttgatatttttcttatattttgtataactttgcaatttcagatgcttataagacaaatccgcccaacaaaagttagccaaaatcgatggaattggacaattcaatatatctttcatctggatagaaaacatggaaatttaaattaattagtttagtcctaataacgtagaatattactcttttgaagaagcaattactaactaccgacaagtaacagcatccaacgtactaataaaaatatttcctttattgtatatcataaaccatagttttgtgtaatataataataattttttggaataaaatactggtggttatagaaaattgacttgttttgtacgaaaaatttattaGTTGTATGCAGGCTTgtagtacctttgattcctcaatttctctacttttttgaaaattataccgacaaacagtttatttcaaaccaatttcttaatacaggtttcccaaaaaattgttcatttttccggatagcaggaatattttgaatgagtttaactatattcttcgcacagcatagtaataatgaactaaaatacgatgcaatacatgaactaatttataagaaaatcatgaacttatctagatgaaaaaaatctttggcgccaaatcatggtcattcttactatgggttagttcatttttcataaaaaatagtaaacttttttttcggtgtatactaacaccatgtaccaaatttcagccggatcggatcgaatttgcttctcttagagcaatcgcaaaccaaatttgggggtccgtttatatgggggatatacgtaaaagtggaccgatatggcccatttgcaataccatccgacctacatcaataacaactacttgtgccaagtttcaagtcgatagcttgtttcgttcggaagtttgcgtgatttcaacagacggacggacggacatgctcagatcgactcagaatttcaccccgacccagaatatatatactttatgggttcttagagcaatatttcgatgtgttacaaacggaataacaaagttaatataccccaatcctatggtggagggtataaaaatatgggaaacatttaaatctgtacaaattttgaggcaacttcgcaaaagtgtatttatgatttatcggtcgatagatgtgtattcgaattatagaaaaattggagtCATGTTTACAAGTTttagacttagcagtggcgattttataaggaacattttggtattttggccattttttgcccaaatcggaaaaacatatatatggaagctatatctaaaccttaaccgatttcaaccaaatttgacatgcatagctacaatgttaattctactccctgtgcaaaatgtcacgtAATTCGGAatgcaactttgacctctgtggtcatattacgaAAAATCGGATGAatgatatatatatagctcccatatatgtagttctgaaccgatttcaataaaattgtgcgTACTTGACTATAGTAATAATTgctctccttgtgcaaaatttcaagccagTTTGTGAACTGGAGGTTGTACCACCACGGAGAACGGTTTTCGTGTCTCGCTTGGCCGAGAATACTTCTGTCGATAAGTTGGTATCCTATATTACACAGCGGTGTAGTGAGTTCAATCGGAATGATTGTGAGGTTCACAAATTCAATTATCAACGACCTAGGGATATTTCTTCTTTTCGGATTATTGTTCCCTCGAGGTTATTTTATTCTATCGTGAGTGAGTAGTTTTGGCCTTCGGGTGTTCTAGTACGTGAGTTTGTGCCCCGTGTCAGGCAGGGACGCTCTAATGGTATAGATTTGGGTActgtttcaaaaaactgaatcgaTCATTGTCTCCTTCATTGTCTTTATTGTATCAGAATGTCCGTGGATTGAATACGAAGCTTAGAAAAGTTTTCTTGGGTAGTTTTGGTTGTGAATTTGATGTGGTGGTTTACACTGAGACGTGGCTTAGGCCAGATGTACTAGATGGTGAGGAATTCTGCAGCGATTTTCTTCTCTATAGACATGATAGAACATTGCGTAGAGGGGGTGGGATATCAATTGCGGTTCGTTGTACGATTTCGTCGTCTTTATGCGAGGTTGACATTCCAGCGGGAATTGAGTTTCTATGTGATCGTTTGGTGCACCATGGTAAGACGGTTTTTGATACGTGCTCTTATGTTCCTCCGAATTCAGGTATAGAGATTTATGAGAGTCATCTCAGATTGATCGGTTGTGTTTATGGGATGGCACATTGAGCGATATCATTTTGGTTCTTGGTGACTTTAATATGCCGGGTATTTTGTGGGATACGTGTTCGGAGTCTGGTGACTTGATCCCATCGTCTTTAGGTGCATTTGGGTGTTTCTTTGATTCTGTATTTGAGTTTGGTTTACGTCAGGTTAATGAGGTTCGCAATAATAATGGTAGGTTACTTGATCTGGTACTTTGCAACTGTTTTGATGTGAGTGTGTCGCGTACTGCTCCATATGTTACTCCTGAGGATGGCTATCATCGACGTTGCATGTATCATTTGAATTCACTGATTTGGTAGTTTCGCGTACGGATGGTAGGACTCATTGTTCGAGGTTTTCTTTCAGGAAAACAGACTTTGGCTTACTTTCGGAGAGGCTGCTCAGTACTAGGTGGCCTACATATTGTGGTCAGTCTGTCGATGGTCAATTGTCCGTCTGGGATCATGTTTTTCTGAGTGTGTTCCGATGGTACCAAGGGGTATAGTATTATCGGGGCCACCTTGGTTCACAAAGGATTTACGGCGCCTTAGAAACTGTAGGAATAGACTATTTAGGAAATACAGGAATTGTGCTTCTACTTTCAATTATGTTAGGTATGTAGATGCGATGTACCGATTTAATCAGATGAATAATAAGTGTTATTCTGATTACTTGCAGCGAATGAGATATGATTTGAAGGCGAATACTAGAGGgttttacaattttgtaaattctAAGCGTGGGACTGTAGGTTTTCCTGCCTTTATTAGGTTCAATGGTGTTGAGGCTTCTGATTCTCGGACTATTTCAGATTTATTCGCGGATTTCTTCCAGGGAACATATGTTGATTCCCCAGCTTCTATGTTGGAATATCCCTTTTATATTCAGTCATACGATATTGTCTCTTCTATCAGATTTTCCTATGATGAAGTTCTCAAAGCTTTGAAGTCGTTGAAATCTAATTACTCTCCTGGACCTGATGGTGTGCCCGCTGCGGTGTTGAGGCATTGCGCATGTGCGTTATATATTCATCTGACTGACCTCTTCAATTATTCTCTGGCTAGTGGTAATTTTCCTTCTGTTTGGAAGGAGAGTTTTTTTGTCCCTCTTCATAAGAATGGTAGTAGATTCGACGTTCGGAACAACAGGTGCATAGCGAAGTTGAGTGCGATACCGAAGCTGTTTGAGAAACTGGTAGCTAATAGGCTTGTTCGGCAACTTCAGTCAGTGGTCTCGGTTAGTCAACATGGTTTTATGAGAAATAGATCGACAGTGACTAATCTGTTGGAGTTCTCGACTCACGTGTTTAGGAACATTTCTCTCGGGTACCAAACGGATGTCATATTTACGGATTTCAGCAAGGCGTTTGACACGGTTAATCATGGGATCCTTACGTGTAAACTCGACTTGATCGGCTTTCCGCTGGGGTTCTTGAGTTGGATATCTTCATATCTTTCTGGAAGGTCACAAAGGGTTTTATTTAGGGGTTGTGAGTCGAAGCGGATATATGTTAAATCTGGTGTTCCGCAGGGAAGTCATCTCGGTCCAATTCTCTTTGCTTTGTATTTGAATGATCTGCCACATGTTATTCGATTTTCAAGGATACTaatgtatgctgacgatgtgAAACTTTTTGCATCTGTCTCTTCAGGTGTAGATCTGCTAGGCTGCAAGGGTTGATTAATTATTAAGGTTGATTAATTGGTGCGTTGTGAATTGTATGACTCTTAATAGAGGGAAGTGAAGAGTATGAGTTTTTCGAGAAGGTGTGCTTTGTCTACTTATTATCATATCGATGACTATTATCTGGAGAAGGTAACctgttttaaggatttgggggtATGGTTGGAcactaaattgaattttaactgCCACATAGCTGTGTTGGGAAGGCTATGTCTGTTTTAGGTTTTATAAAGCGTTGGTCGAAGGAGTTTGATGACCCTTACCTAGGTAAGCGGTTATATACGTCTCTTGTGCGTCCGATTCTTGAATATGGTTCTATTATTTGGTCTCCCTGTTACAATTGTCATATTAATAGGATCGAGTCAGTGCAAAGGAATTTTCTGTTGTTTGCTTTGCGAGGATTAGGATGGGGTGATGTGACGGATTTACCTCCATACGAGAATAAATTGAAGCTGATAGATTTGCCAACCCTTGACAGAAGACGACGCATGCtgggtattttatttattgtgaagTTGGTTAATGGTATGATTGACTCAGATTTCTTGATTGGACACTT
This is a stretch of genomic DNA from Haematobia irritans isolate KBUSLIRL chromosome 4, ASM5000362v1, whole genome shotgun sequence. It encodes these proteins:
- the LOC142235198 gene encoding uncharacterized protein LOC142235198 yields the protein MPPRKRLAKTVWSYFENQPEIGKAVCNLCNLKLKNNRNFNLKSHLEKIHKLDVSLNENPVHVSTADATPSTLTPSNVIGEAMQINKNSSNDTIISCIAERKQSIKVKISKKVLFRSYIGLITDDNLPFSVFNSSNMRNIVEPLGEALGVKMGKCINLNAQSLDSALSQIAVKIRGDTQGEIAGRLISLKIDRPKELMRNIFVLSAQFISDDRIKTDILGVVQVSGDEENASQNLVAEVLRTLERYDIELDQIVSITSYFGCSVSKEISSLSNSRIGRNSNEVEEYNNKDYMDNITHMDSHPRLRIGHIQVAWSASYAAHLCAFDITKDPEILRFLLSCRNFVKFIHNPSNGFKNAFEYRHFPIPHLDSSRRWGSTYEMIQALLEAKEILTVVKTLDESLCSEQQFVNTPSLWKFMEAYTIVFTPLQDALDKFQVEHLHYGNFYAQWLKCKMLTSKTVQNNNEKVFVKRIGTALLNSMEERMSHLLVEKSFNACLFLDPRFHHTLSVEQRQEAIDYLKCIWEKIRDTSNDETLLMATDTTFQDEGEELLNLFLTEKLQTPAGDAFNTDVYAKIENLHMPFMRSDTDVLHFWKEKKHSEPQLYALSKVCFGIPTTEVTFERAFPSLRYIVMENYNQIAVELLENVILVKLNSKTLNEAINSMPLFEEAISEEED